The following are encoded together in the Pedobacter sp. D749 genome:
- the araA gene encoding L-arabinose isomerase, which translates to MIDLKKLQVWFITGTQHLYGEETLKQVAEHAQQVADSLNQNGSISVSVVYKPIVKTTEEIFETLQQANIDENCIGVITWMHTFSPAKMWIRGLNVLQKPLLHLHTQFNRDIPWNTIDMDFMNLNQSAHGDREFGFMVSRMRKDRKVVVGHWQDEEVAKQIDTWCRAAAGWHDWQGAKFARFGDNMRYVAVTDGDKVEAEMKFGFAVNTYGIGDLVAVINGISEDAIQALLKEYDATYEMADDLKAGGARHSSVYEAAKIELGLRKFLVDGGFKGFSDTFEDLHGMIQLPGIAAQRLMADGYGFAGEGDWKTAALVRACKVMGAGLAGGNAFMEDYTYHFDPANSMVLGSHMLEVDASLASGKASLEVHPLGIGGKADPARLVFNVAGGDALNASLIDMGNRFRLLVNEVKAVEAEHDLPNLPVARVLWKPLPDMKTGCAAWIYAGGAHHTAYSQNLSTEHLLDFANIAGLEYVNIGADTKINQFRNELHWNEVFYK; encoded by the coding sequence ATGATTGATTTAAAAAAATTACAAGTTTGGTTTATTACCGGTACACAACATTTGTACGGTGAAGAAACCTTAAAACAAGTAGCAGAACATGCACAGCAAGTGGCTGATTCGTTAAACCAGAACGGAAGTATTTCTGTTTCGGTAGTGTACAAACCGATTGTAAAAACAACGGAAGAGATTTTCGAAACCTTACAACAAGCCAATATTGATGAGAACTGTATTGGGGTAATTACCTGGATGCATACCTTCTCTCCAGCTAAAATGTGGATCAGGGGTTTGAATGTTTTGCAAAAACCGCTATTGCATTTACATACGCAGTTTAACCGCGACATTCCATGGAATACCATTGATATGGATTTTATGAACCTGAACCAAAGTGCCCATGGCGACCGTGAATTCGGTTTTATGGTGTCGCGTATGCGTAAAGATCGTAAAGTAGTTGTTGGTCATTGGCAGGATGAAGAAGTGGCTAAACAGATCGATACCTGGTGCAGGGCTGCAGCAGGCTGGCACGATTGGCAAGGCGCTAAATTTGCCCGTTTTGGTGATAACATGCGTTATGTGGCCGTTACCGATGGCGATAAGGTAGAAGCTGAAATGAAATTTGGTTTTGCAGTAAATACTTATGGCATAGGTGATTTAGTAGCGGTAATTAATGGAATTAGTGAAGATGCTATTCAGGCTTTACTGAAAGAATATGATGCTACCTATGAAATGGCCGATGATCTAAAAGCTGGCGGCGCAAGGCACTCATCAGTTTACGAGGCTGCTAAAATTGAGTTGGGTTTACGTAAGTTTTTAGTTGATGGTGGCTTTAAAGGTTTCTCTGATACTTTTGAAGATTTACATGGTATGATTCAGTTGCCAGGGATTGCAGCACAGCGTTTAATGGCCGATGGTTATGGTTTCGCTGGTGAAGGTGACTGGAAAACTGCGGCTTTAGTACGTGCATGTAAGGTAATGGGTGCAGGTTTAGCCGGTGGTAATGCATTTATGGAAGATTATACTTACCACTTTGATCCGGCAAATTCGATGGTATTAGGTTCACATATGCTTGAGGTTGATGCTTCATTGGCGAGTGGCAAAGCCAGTTTAGAGGTTCATCCATTGGGCATTGGTGGCAAGGCAGATCCTGCCCGTTTGGTTTTTAATGTTGCCGGTGGTGACGCTTTAAATGCATCTTTAATTGATATGGGCAACCGTTTCCGCCTGTTAGTGAATGAAGTAAAGGCTGTAGAAGCTGAACATGATTTACCAAATTTACCGGTAGCCCGTGTATTGTGGAAACCACTACCTGATATGAAAACAGGTTGCGCAGCATGGATTTATGCAGGTGGTGCACACCATACTGCTTATAGTCAGAATTTAAGCACTGAGCATTTATTGGATTTTGCCAATATAGCGGGTTTAGAATATGTGAATATTGGTGCTGATACCAAAATCAATCAATTCAGAAATGAGTTGCATTGGAATGAAGTTTTTTATAAATAG
- a CDS encoding sialate O-acetylesterase has translation MKLKLLIFLNLACGLVASATVKPASIFTDHMVLQQQSNVAIWGWAKPSTRIKINTSWNKQNYSVTADQSGKWKVKVSTPSAGGPYEMELNDGEKLVLTDILIGEVWFCGGQSNMEMPMKGFKSQPIMGSNEVILKSANKNIRLYTVPRSSIIELQENSKPSDWKLAAPETVSNFSATAYYFGALLSEMLNVPIGIINDSYGGSTIEAWMSPEDLKPYTEIKIPSKGDSIKEVSRTPTTLYNGMLYPVIGYGIKGAIWYQGESNYERPDRYEDLFPAMVSSWRKNWDNGDFPFFYAQIAPYNYAQLPPYHVGGKYNSAYLRDAQRKSLTKIPNSGMAVLLDIGEEKSIHPANKKQGGQRLAYLALAQTYGIKGFGFASPNYESLTVEKNTAVVKFQNVPNGLTSFGKELSLFEIAGADQKFYPAKAAIKGSSITVSAPEVKVPVAVRYAFKDFVTGDLFGNDGLPVSSFRTDNWDN, from the coding sequence ATGAAACTAAAACTTTTAATTTTCTTAAACCTCGCATGTGGCCTTGTTGCATCTGCTACGGTTAAACCTGCATCCATTTTTACCGATCACATGGTTTTGCAACAACAAAGCAACGTAGCCATTTGGGGCTGGGCCAAGCCGTCAACCAGGATAAAAATCAATACTTCCTGGAATAAACAAAATTATTCGGTTACCGCTGACCAGAGTGGTAAATGGAAAGTCAAAGTTTCAACCCCATCAGCAGGTGGACCATACGAAATGGAACTCAATGATGGCGAAAAACTCGTTTTAACCGATATCCTGATTGGTGAAGTTTGGTTTTGTGGAGGGCAATCAAACATGGAAATGCCAATGAAAGGTTTCAAAAGCCAGCCTATCATGGGTTCAAATGAGGTAATTTTAAAATCAGCGAATAAAAATATCAGGTTATATACCGTTCCCCGTTCCTCAATCATTGAGCTACAAGAAAACAGCAAACCATCTGATTGGAAATTGGCTGCGCCGGAAACTGTCTCCAACTTCAGTGCTACGGCATATTATTTCGGCGCTCTGTTAAGCGAAATGTTAAATGTACCAATCGGGATTATCAACGATAGTTACGGTGGTTCAACTATTGAGGCCTGGATGTCGCCAGAAGATTTAAAACCTTATACGGAAATCAAGATTCCTTCAAAAGGAGATAGCATCAAAGAGGTGAGCCGTACACCAACCACACTGTATAATGGCATGCTTTATCCGGTAATCGGTTATGGCATAAAAGGGGCGATCTGGTATCAGGGCGAATCTAACTATGAACGACCAGACCGTTACGAAGACCTTTTTCCGGCAATGGTATCCTCGTGGCGTAAAAATTGGGATAATGGCGATTTTCCATTTTTCTATGCTCAAATTGCACCATACAATTACGCGCAGCTCCCGCCATATCATGTTGGTGGAAAATATAATTCAGCCTATTTACGGGATGCACAACGAAAATCCTTAACTAAAATACCGAATTCCGGAATGGCTGTTTTATTGGATATTGGCGAGGAAAAATCAATCCATCCGGCAAATAAGAAACAAGGCGGCCAGAGACTGGCGTACCTGGCTTTGGCTCAAACTTATGGTATTAAAGGTTTTGGTTTTGCAAGTCCGAATTACGAATCATTAACGGTCGAAAAGAATACAGCTGTAGTCAAATTTCAAAATGTACCAAATGGGTTAACTTCTTTTGGTAAAGAACTATCTTTATTCGAAATTGCAGGCGCTGATCAGAAATTTTACCCGGCAAAAGCAGCCATAAAAGGAAGTAGCATAACCGTTTCAGCTCCTGAAGTTAAAGTACCTGTTGCTGTGCGTTATGCCTTTAAAGACTTTGTAACCGGCGACTTATTTGGAAACGATGGCTTGCCTGTTTCCTCTTTCCGTACCGATAACTGGGATAATTAA
- a CDS encoding zinc-binding alcohol dehydrogenase family protein has product MKTLTCTTPGTFEYSETEKPELKKDHSIIKIKRIGICGTDLHAFEGTQPFFNYPRVLGHELSGELVEANGATGFKIGEPVTFIPYFNCGECIACRMNKPNCCVKMQVCGVHVDGGMREYLQVPSRTLLHGEGLSYDELALVEPLAIGAHGVRRADVQPGEFVLVIGAGPIGLGTMEFARIAGANVIALDINEDRLAFCKDKLKVAHVVNALSTDVTQQLSDITNGDMATVVIDATGNQKAINNAINYMAHGARFVLIGLQKGDLIFNHPEFHKRESTLMSSRNATIEDFEHVIKSMKAGLVNPTNYITHQVKFEEVKDEFESWLDPKNGVIKAMVTM; this is encoded by the coding sequence ATGAAAACCCTTACCTGCACCACACCTGGAACCTTTGAATATTCAGAAACGGAAAAACCTGAACTAAAAAAAGACCATTCGATTATAAAAATTAAAAGAATTGGCATTTGCGGAACTGATTTACATGCCTTTGAAGGCACCCAACCTTTCTTTAATTACCCAAGAGTGTTAGGTCATGAGTTATCTGGCGAATTGGTTGAAGCCAATGGAGCCACTGGTTTCAAAATAGGAGAGCCTGTAACCTTTATTCCATACTTTAATTGTGGCGAATGTATTGCCTGCCGGATGAATAAACCCAACTGCTGTGTTAAAATGCAGGTTTGCGGGGTACATGTAGATGGCGGGATGCGCGAATATTTACAGGTGCCATCCAGAACACTTTTACATGGCGAAGGATTGAGTTACGATGAACTCGCTTTGGTTGAACCTTTAGCTATTGGAGCACACGGTGTTCGCAGGGCAGATGTGCAGCCTGGAGAATTTGTACTGGTTATCGGTGCGGGGCCAATTGGTTTAGGTACGATGGAATTCGCCAGAATAGCCGGAGCTAACGTAATCGCTTTGGATATTAACGAAGACCGTTTAGCATTCTGTAAAGATAAACTGAAGGTGGCGCATGTGGTTAATGCCCTTTCAACTGATGTAACGCAACAACTTAGTGATATTACCAATGGAGATATGGCAACGGTAGTAATTGATGCTACAGGTAATCAAAAAGCAATCAATAACGCCATAAATTACATGGCACATGGCGCAAGGTTTGTTTTAATCGGACTTCAAAAAGGAGATTTGATTTTTAATCACCCTGAGTTTCATAAGCGCGAATCGACATTAATGAGCAGCAGAAATGCCACCATTGAAGATTTTGAGCATGTAATAAAATCAATGAAAGCTGGTTTGGTTAATCCCACCAATTATATTACGCACCAGGTAAAGTTTGAAGAAGTAAAAGATGAGTTTGAAAGCTGGTTAGATCCAAAAAATGGGGTAATTAAAGCAATGGTTACCATGTGA
- a CDS encoding DUF5703 domain-containing protein, whose protein sequence is MSLWFTIPNAYSQEKDNIIWTSQSNNSSESMPVGGGDIGLNLWVEKGDVYFYISKSGTFDENNTLLKLGRVKLSLSPNPFEGKTFKQELVLKDGYAQISGKNGSLNAQIKVWVDVFNPVIHLDVKSNQKIITQASYESWRFEDRITKGKENNQNSYKWAPQGIVKTFKDDITFKNNTVQFYHQNKAETVFEVTVKQQGLEDRKADLFNPLKNLIFGGSMQGNNMMPAGNYTGIYLSTPFKAWILRSKIPSASSHITIKLNTSKTASISEWEKGLNAVNSKNQQKTSIKWWNAYWKKSFIYINTKDETANQSAKNYQLFRYMLGCNAFGKSPTKFNGGLFTFDPQLTDTTLKYTPDFRNWGGGTHTAQNQRLVYWPMLKSGDFDLMKPQFDFYLDLLKNAEIRTEAAWGHKGAGFAEQLENFGLPNPAEYGWKRPADFNKGMEYNAWLEYEWDTVLEFCMMILETERYGGKNIEKYLPLIESSLTFFKAHYTYLAKQRGAKALDANGHLVLYPGSAAETYKMAYNSTSTIAALKTVLERLIALPSLSETKKTEWTAMLKTIPPISFRTFGGHATISPAKLWERINNTESPQLYPLYPWGIYGIGKPGLDTAMNTFKYDTDVLKFSSHVGWKQDNIFAARLGLTNEAAKLTTAKLKDSGRRFPAFWGPGFDWVPDHNWGGSGMIGLQEMLMQVDGKKIYLCPAWPKDWDVHFKLYAPYQTIVEGTLKDGKLIDLKVLPATRKEDIKIMIE, encoded by the coding sequence GTGTCTTTGTGGTTCACAATCCCAAATGCTTATTCGCAAGAAAAAGACAATATAATTTGGACCTCACAAAGTAACAACTCATCTGAATCCATGCCTGTAGGCGGTGGCGATATCGGCCTAAACCTTTGGGTAGAAAAAGGAGATGTTTATTTCTATATATCCAAAAGCGGCACCTTCGACGAAAATAATACCTTACTCAAACTTGGTCGCGTAAAACTGAGTTTAAGCCCAAATCCCTTCGAAGGAAAAACATTCAAACAAGAATTGGTTTTAAAAGATGGTTACGCTCAGATTTCAGGCAAAAATGGTAGCTTAAATGCTCAAATTAAGGTCTGGGTTGATGTGTTTAATCCGGTAATCCACCTTGATGTAAAATCAAACCAAAAAATAATTACCCAAGCCAGTTACGAAAGCTGGCGTTTCGAAGACCGCATCACAAAAGGCAAAGAGAACAATCAGAATTCGTATAAATGGGCACCCCAGGGTATTGTTAAAACATTTAAAGACGACATAACTTTTAAAAATAATACTGTTCAATTCTACCATCAAAACAAAGCTGAAACCGTATTCGAGGTTACTGTAAAACAGCAAGGATTGGAGGACAGGAAGGCTGATCTATTTAACCCTTTAAAAAATCTCATTTTTGGAGGCTCTATGCAAGGCAACAATATGATGCCGGCTGGAAACTATACCGGAATATACCTAAGTACACCATTTAAAGCCTGGATTTTGAGAAGTAAAATACCTTCTGCTTCAAGTCACATCACCATTAAGTTAAATACTTCAAAAACGGCGTCGATTAGTGAATGGGAGAAAGGTTTAAATGCTGTAAATAGCAAAAATCAACAAAAAACGAGTATAAAATGGTGGAATGCTTACTGGAAAAAAAGTTTCATTTATATCAATACTAAAGACGAAACCGCAAATCAATCTGCTAAAAATTACCAGTTATTCCGGTATATGTTGGGTTGCAATGCTTTTGGTAAATCTCCAACGAAATTCAATGGCGGACTTTTTACTTTCGACCCCCAATTAACCGACACGACATTAAAATATACACCCGATTTCAGGAACTGGGGTGGTGGAACGCATACCGCTCAAAACCAACGCCTGGTATATTGGCCCATGTTAAAAAGCGGGGATTTCGACCTGATGAAACCTCAGTTCGATTTTTATCTGGATTTGTTGAAAAATGCAGAAATCAGAACAGAAGCCGCCTGGGGGCACAAGGGGGCAGGTTTTGCCGAGCAATTAGAAAATTTCGGATTACCAAATCCTGCTGAGTATGGCTGGAAACGCCCAGCCGATTTTAATAAAGGCATGGAATACAATGCCTGGTTAGAATATGAGTGGGATACTGTATTGGAGTTTTGTATGATGATTCTGGAAACTGAAAGATATGGTGGGAAAAATATAGAAAAGTACCTTCCTTTAATTGAAAGCTCACTTACTTTTTTCAAAGCGCATTATACTTATCTAGCCAAACAGCGAGGAGCGAAAGCATTAGATGCCAATGGCCACTTGGTTTTATACCCGGGGTCTGCAGCGGAGACTTATAAAATGGCTTACAATTCCACTTCGACGATTGCAGCTTTAAAAACAGTTTTGGAAAGATTGATTGCGCTGCCTTCTTTGTCTGAAACTAAGAAAACCGAATGGACAGCGATGCTGAAAACCATTCCGCCAATAAGTTTCAGGACTTTCGGTGGGCATGCTACCATTTCTCCGGCTAAACTTTGGGAACGCATCAATAATACCGAAAGTCCGCAGTTGTACCCTCTATATCCATGGGGCATTTATGGAATTGGTAAACCCGGTTTAGACACTGCGATGAACACTTTTAAATATGACACCGACGTGCTGAAATTCAGCAGTCATGTCGGATGGAAACAGGATAATATTTTTGCGGCACGGCTTGGTTTAACCAATGAGGCTGCGAAGCTAACTACCGCTAAATTAAAAGATTCAGGCAGGAGGTTTCCTGCATTTTGGGGGCCAGGTTTCGATTGGGTACCTGATCACAATTGGGGTGGATCGGGCATGATCGGTTTACAAGAAATGCTGATGCAAGTTGATGGAAAAAAAATATATTTGTGCCCGGCATGGCCAAAAGATTGGGATGTTCATTTCAAGCTTTATGCGCCATATCAAACCATTGTTGAAGGCACTTTAAAAGATGGAAAATTAATAGATTTGAAAGTATTACCAGCAACAAGAAAAGAAGACATAAAAATAATGATAGAATGA
- a CDS encoding SDR family oxidoreductase, giving the protein MDLQLKEKVIIITGAAKGIGRSIAEVFAKENAIAVIVGRKAEDNQKVVDAITANGGKAAQFVAELSNPDDCETVVKNIVGQFGRIDGLVNNAGVNDGVGLESGNYKDFMASLHKNVVHYYLMAHHALPELIKSKGAIVNITSKTAETGQGNTSAYAAANGGRNALTREWAVELLKYGIRVNAVVVAECWTPAYETWIETLDDAEEKLKEITSKIPLENRMTTAEEIANMTAFLMSGKSSHTTGQIIHVDGGYVHLDRALVNA; this is encoded by the coding sequence ATGGATTTACAATTAAAAGAAAAAGTTATTATCATCACTGGTGCTGCAAAGGGCATTGGTCGCAGTATTGCAGAAGTGTTTGCCAAAGAAAATGCAATTGCGGTAATCGTAGGTAGAAAAGCAGAAGACAATCAAAAGGTAGTTGATGCAATAACTGCAAATGGAGGAAAAGCCGCACAGTTTGTGGCTGAGTTATCCAACCCTGATGATTGTGAAACGGTGGTGAAAAACATTGTGGGTCAATTCGGCAGAATTGATGGTTTAGTGAATAACGCAGGCGTTAATGACGGTGTAGGTTTAGAAAGTGGAAATTATAAAGACTTTATGGCTTCGTTACATAAAAATGTAGTGCATTATTATTTAATGGCGCACCACGCGCTGCCAGAATTAATTAAAAGTAAAGGGGCAATTGTAAACATCACCTCTAAAACTGCAGAAACAGGACAAGGAAATACTTCAGCCTATGCTGCTGCTAATGGAGGTAGAAATGCCTTAACACGGGAATGGGCCGTAGAGTTGCTTAAATATGGAATCCGTGTAAATGCGGTTGTGGTTGCCGAATGCTGGACGCCCGCTTACGAAACCTGGATTGAAACTTTGGATGATGCTGAAGAAAAACTAAAAGAAATCACTTCTAAAATTCCATTAGAAAACAGAATGACGACAGCTGAAGAAATTGCAAATATGACAGCTTTTTTAATGTCAGGTAAATCAAGCCATACCACCGGACAGATCATTCACGTTGATGGCGGTTATGTGCATTTAGACAGAGCTTTGGTAAACGCTTAG
- a CDS encoding glycosyl hydrolase: MKLRFSKILAFVLLSSFFLVSNADAQQNENAKPWVFWYWVKGAVSRAGITADLEAMKSNGIAGAYLMSIQGPDKTPVYSPPAVQLTSEWWKMVEFAMTEAKRLDLKLGMHVSDGFALAGGPWITPELSMQKVVWSKINISNSNSKITLPQPESKENYYKDIAVYAYPSPVGENLSTTTVIPKITTSNGADATGLVQPGNKKNFGSNEPCYIQYEFAKPFTCRTISIKVSGNNYQAQRLALEVSDDGKNFRSIGRLEAPRHGWQDIDEDVTHSIVPTTAKFFRFIYDKKGSEPGAEDLDAAKWKPSLKLVNLELSSEAKINQFEGKNGSVWRVSKRSTDAEIAKDLCVPLNKIINLTNKLNKDGTLNWKAPTGNWTILRIGHTSTGHTNATGGGGKGLECDKFNPEAVKLQFENWYGEALKHGGPEIAKKVLSVFHVDSWECGSQNWSPVFKAEFLKRRGYDLTTYLPIMTGLPVESTSVSENFLYDVRKTISELVVDQFYKTLAKLAKDQGVTFTAESIAPTMISDGLMHYKTVDIPMGEFWLNSPTHDKPNDMLDAISGAHIYGKNIIQAEAFTTVRMDWNENPANMKTLQDRNYALGINKLVYHVFTHNPWTDRKPGMTLDGVGLYFQRDQTWWKAGKAWIEYAERTQNLLQQGKPVVDITVFTGEELPRRSVLPDRLVETLPGIFGADVVEAEQKRLANVGEPLRQIPAGVSHSANMADPENWVNPLRGYAYDSFNPDVLNTATVKDGNVVFESGASYKILIIPGNMKMNPNYQYMSYGTVKKLLELIKAGAKVIVGDKPLYQFEIKQVNKNIFDRIVEEIWEGNFESYKNNGRPVYQKKLGLGQVFKAPFYGETFDALGLERDLDVNDEIDNKAGRSYAKGIGYAHRIDGEKEIYFITNQENRKRELFLTLRRGEKSVQTYDAVSNTWVKPDKLNNTIAGTRLNLTMYPNQSIFVVLDTLGVYLPNSQTEEKQLREAKAKKIKKTDIDISKSWQAKFDTAYAGPSKPVIFNELTDWILNADSLVKYYSGTAVYSKNFIFNGSLKGKIWLDLGAFSSIAEVKINGINCGTLWTAPHRLEISKAIKKGENQITIEVTNTWANRLIGDSKLPENKRITKTTAPFRLEGKPLNSAGLLGPVVIQVEE; encoded by the coding sequence ATGAAATTGAGGTTTAGTAAAATTCTGGCATTTGTGCTGTTGTCAAGCTTTTTCCTGGTGTCAAATGCTGATGCACAACAAAATGAAAATGCTAAACCCTGGGTATTTTGGTATTGGGTTAAAGGAGCGGTATCCAGAGCAGGCATCACTGCCGACCTGGAAGCGATGAAATCAAATGGCATAGCGGGTGCTTACTTAATGAGTATCCAGGGCCCAGATAAAACACCGGTCTATTCGCCACCTGCAGTTCAGTTAACATCCGAATGGTGGAAAATGGTTGAATTTGCCATGACAGAAGCAAAACGGTTAGATCTGAAATTAGGTATGCATGTGAGTGATGGTTTCGCATTAGCAGGTGGACCGTGGATCACTCCAGAACTTTCCATGCAAAAAGTGGTATGGTCTAAGATAAATATCAGTAATTCAAATAGTAAAATTACTTTACCTCAACCAGAATCAAAAGAAAATTATTATAAGGATATAGCAGTTTATGCATATCCATCTCCCGTTGGTGAAAACCTCTCTACGACAACTGTTATTCCAAAAATTACTACAAGCAATGGAGCTGATGCCACGGGACTGGTTCAGCCAGGCAATAAGAAAAACTTTGGTTCAAATGAGCCATGTTATATTCAATATGAATTTGCAAAGCCCTTTACCTGCAGAACCATAAGCATTAAAGTCAGCGGAAATAATTATCAGGCGCAACGTTTGGCTCTCGAGGTAAGTGATGATGGGAAAAATTTCCGATCCATAGGTAGGTTGGAAGCCCCACGACATGGCTGGCAGGATATTGATGAAGATGTTACCCATTCCATTGTACCTACCACCGCTAAATTTTTCAGGTTTATTTATGATAAAAAGGGATCTGAACCAGGGGCAGAAGATCTGGATGCGGCCAAATGGAAGCCATCGTTAAAACTGGTCAATCTGGAGTTATCGTCAGAAGCGAAAATCAATCAGTTTGAAGGTAAAAACGGTTCAGTTTGGCGGGTGAGTAAAAGAAGTACCGACGCTGAAATTGCTAAGGATTTATGTGTGCCATTGAATAAAATTATAAATCTTACCAATAAATTAAATAAGGACGGAACTTTAAACTGGAAAGCGCCGACAGGCAATTGGACAATTTTAAGAATTGGCCATACTTCTACAGGACATACCAACGCAACTGGAGGCGGTGGAAAAGGATTGGAATGTGATAAATTTAATCCGGAAGCCGTAAAATTACAGTTCGAGAATTGGTATGGGGAGGCATTAAAGCATGGCGGACCAGAAATCGCTAAAAAAGTTTTAAGCGTTTTTCATGTAGACAGCTGGGAATGCGGCAGTCAGAATTGGTCACCGGTATTTAAAGCAGAATTTTTAAAGCGTAGGGGCTACGATTTAACAACTTATTTACCCATCATGACCGGATTGCCGGTAGAAAGCACTTCAGTTTCTGAAAATTTCCTTTATGATGTCAGAAAAACCATCTCTGAATTGGTGGTTGACCAGTTTTATAAAACGCTTGCTAAACTGGCAAAAGATCAGGGCGTGACTTTTACGGCTGAAAGTATCGCACCAACCATGATAAGTGATGGTTTAATGCATTACAAAACTGTCGACATCCCCATGGGTGAATTTTGGTTAAACAGCCCCACGCATGATAAACCGAACGATATGTTGGATGCCATTTCTGGCGCACATATTTATGGGAAAAATATTATCCAGGCCGAGGCTTTTACAACCGTCAGAATGGACTGGAATGAAAACCCGGCTAATATGAAAACGCTACAGGATCGTAATTATGCCTTAGGGATCAATAAATTGGTATATCACGTTTTTACACATAATCCCTGGACTGATCGGAAACCAGGAATGACTTTAGATGGGGTTGGCCTATATTTTCAACGCGACCAAACCTGGTGGAAAGCAGGAAAAGCATGGATAGAATATGCAGAACGTACTCAAAATTTACTTCAACAAGGTAAGCCTGTTGTTGATATAACCGTTTTTACGGGTGAGGAATTGCCACGCCGTTCCGTATTGCCTGATCGTTTGGTTGAAACCTTACCCGGCATTTTTGGCGCAGATGTAGTAGAAGCAGAGCAGAAACGCCTCGCAAATGTTGGTGAACCTTTAAGGCAAATCCCAGCTGGGGTCAGCCATTCTGCAAACATGGCCGATCCGGAAAATTGGGTAAACCCCTTACGTGGCTACGCTTATGATAGTTTTAATCCAGATGTATTAAATACCGCAACAGTAAAAGATGGTAATGTGGTTTTCGAAAGCGGTGCCTCATATAAAATTTTGATAATACCAGGCAACATGAAAATGAATCCGAATTATCAGTATATGAGTTATGGCACTGTTAAAAAACTGCTGGAATTGATTAAAGCTGGTGCTAAAGTAATTGTTGGAGATAAGCCATTGTATCAATTTGAAATTAAACAAGTTAACAAAAATATTTTTGATAGGATTGTAGAAGAGATCTGGGAAGGGAATTTCGAGTCTTATAAAAATAATGGTCGACCAGTTTATCAGAAGAAGCTGGGATTAGGTCAGGTTTTTAAAGCACCGTTCTACGGAGAAACTTTTGATGCCCTGGGTTTGGAAAGAGATTTGGATGTGAACGATGAAATAGATAATAAGGCGGGTAGAAGTTATGCAAAAGGTATAGGTTATGCACACAGAATTGATGGAGAAAAGGAGATTTATTTTATCACTAATCAGGAAAATAGAAAAAGAGAACTTTTTTTAACTTTAAGAAGGGGTGAAAAATCTGTACAGACTTATGATGCAGTCAGCAATACCTGGGTTAAACCAGATAAACTCAACAACACTATTGCCGGAACAAGATTAAATTTAACCATGTATCCAAATCAATCGATCTTTGTGGTTTTAGATACGCTGGGTGTTTATTTGCCCAATTCGCAAACTGAAGAAAAACAACTAAGGGAAGCGAAAGCAAAAAAGATCAAAAAAACTGACATTGATATCTCCAAATCATGGCAGGCAAAATTCGATACGGCGTATGCAGGCCCCTCAAAACCTGTTATTTTTAATGAATTAACCGATTGGATATTAAATGCAGATAGTTTGGTTAAATATTATTCAGGAACTGCTGTGTATAGCAAAAACTTCATCTTTAATGGAAGTCTTAAAGGTAAAATCTGGCTTGATTTGGGAGCGTTTTCCAGCATTGCAGAAGTTAAAATTAATGGAATAAACTGCGGCACTTTGTGGACTGCTCCGCATCGTTTAGAAATTAGCAAAGCCATCAAAAAAGGTGAAAATCAAATTACGATTGAAGTGACCAACACCTGGGCTAATCGTTTAATTGGAGATAGCAAACTGCCAGAAAATAAAAGAATTACCAAAACAACTGCACCTTTTCGCTTGGAAGGTAAACCTTTAAATTCTGCGGGATTATTAGGCCCGGTGGTAATACAAGTGGAAGAGTAA